In Pelosinus sp. UFO1, one genomic interval encodes:
- the rnfB gene encoding RnfABCDGE type electron transport complex subunit B: MDKSLLILLVLTALGLIFGFILAFANKKFAIEVNPLIHIVEDVLPKGQCGACGFAGCMAYAEAVVLNPDVAPNLCTPGKEAVAKIVAELTGKAAAPMEPQIAQVQCAGTNLKAGKSYAYTGVEDCVAANLLFGGPKNCKYGCLGMGTCVKSCPFDAMVMSEDGLPIIDPEKCTSCGKCVTVCPKKVISLMPTGARVRVNCSSKDKGAVAKKACSVACIGCSLCMRQCPHGAIQMENNLAIVDAKICEEKCSDAVCLSKCPTKAIRPFVTGIVPGTEDEESIAIACASCAK; this comes from the coding sequence ATGGATAAGTCGTTATTGATATTGTTGGTATTGACAGCATTAGGTTTAATTTTTGGCTTTATACTGGCTTTTGCTAATAAAAAGTTTGCTATTGAGGTCAATCCACTCATTCATATTGTAGAAGACGTTTTGCCTAAAGGACAATGTGGTGCCTGTGGTTTTGCCGGTTGTATGGCTTATGCTGAGGCAGTTGTACTAAATCCTGATGTTGCTCCTAATTTATGCACACCAGGTAAAGAGGCAGTCGCTAAAATAGTTGCTGAACTAACAGGTAAAGCAGCAGCTCCGATGGAGCCGCAAATTGCTCAAGTTCAATGTGCCGGCACAAATCTAAAAGCGGGAAAATCGTATGCCTATACTGGGGTAGAGGATTGTGTTGCTGCAAACTTGCTCTTTGGAGGACCTAAGAATTGTAAATATGGCTGCTTAGGGATGGGAACTTGTGTAAAAAGCTGTCCTTTTGATGCTATGGTTATGAGTGAAGATGGATTACCTATCATTGATCCTGAGAAGTGTACTTCCTGTGGAAAATGTGTAACAGTATGTCCGAAAAAAGTTATTTCCCTTATGCCGACAGGGGCGAGGGTGCGTGTAAACTGCAGTTCAAAAGATAAAGGTGCTGTAGCTAAAAAGGCATGTAGTGTTGCCTGTATTGGTTGTTCCTTATGCATGCGGCAATGTCCACATGGCGCTATACAAATGGAAAATAATTTAGCCATTGTAGATGCCAAAATTTGTGAAGAAAAATGCTCAGATGCTGTATGTTTAAGTAAATGCCCAACAAAGGCCATTCGTCCTTTTGTAACAGGAATTGTACCTGGTACAGAAGATGAGGAAAGTATCGCCATTGCTTGTGCATCTTGCGCAAAATAG
- a CDS encoding electron transport complex protein RnfA — protein sequence MAEMFSEYFTLFMGAVIVNNFVLTRFLGLCIFFGVSKSLNASIGMGMAVTSVMTISSILAWVVYNYVLHPFGLTFLTTIVFVVLIASFVQLLEMVIKKHAPALYNMWGIYLVLIATNCIVLGVPLLNAESNFAFGKSIVHAIGSGAGFALAIILMASLREKLQYADVPKSLEGLGIAFILAGMLALSFFGFSGMIPL from the coding sequence ATGGCTGAAATGTTTAGTGAGTATTTTACGCTGTTTATGGGTGCGGTAATTGTGAATAACTTTGTACTGACCCGTTTTCTCGGTTTGTGTATTTTCTTCGGTGTATCAAAAAGTCTAAATGCCTCAATTGGTATGGGGATGGCTGTTACGTCTGTTATGACAATTAGCTCCATATTAGCTTGGGTTGTGTATAACTATGTTCTGCATCCTTTTGGTCTTACCTTTTTGACTACAATTGTGTTTGTTGTGCTCATTGCCAGCTTCGTACAATTGTTAGAAATGGTAATTAAAAAGCATGCGCCAGCTTTATATAATATGTGGGGTATTTATTTAGTACTAATTGCAACAAACTGCATAGTGCTGGGTGTGCCACTTTTAAATGCTGAGTCGAATTTTGCTTTTGGAAAAAGTATTGTGCATGCCATTGGTTCTGGTGCTGGTTTTGCGCTAGCGATTATTTTAATGGCTAGCTTACGGGAAAAATTGCAATATGCGGATGTTCCTAAGTCACTAGAGGGATTAGGTATTGCCTTTATTTTAGCAGGAATGCTGGCATTGTCGTTTTTCGGCTTTTCAGGCATGATTCCGCTATAA
- the rsxE gene encoding electron transport complex subunit RsxE, with translation MKLWDIFYKGLFEQNPIFRLALSLCPALAVTSTTLNALAMGLSVMVVISLNNVVVSLFRHWVNPKVRVPVYITSIATIVTLVQLTLQAYAPLVYKELSIYLALIVVFAIILARAEVFAAKNTVIPSFFDGLGMGAGFTLAMVFIGVIRELFGTGAILGYQIFGSWYNPALIMILPPGGFILIGLLIASFNIIGQYQDKAKAKNTANAKAVVQRGEAVNG, from the coding sequence ATGAAGTTATGGGATATTTTTTATAAAGGTTTATTTGAGCAAAACCCCATATTCCGCCTGGCTTTAAGTCTATGTCCAGCATTGGCGGTTACGTCTACTACATTAAATGCATTGGCAATGGGGCTTTCCGTTATGGTTGTTATCTCATTAAACAATGTTGTTGTTTCTCTATTTCGTCATTGGGTAAACCCAAAAGTACGTGTTCCAGTTTACATTACTTCGATTGCTACCATTGTTACCTTGGTACAATTAACGCTCCAAGCCTATGCGCCTTTAGTGTATAAGGAGCTTAGCATTTACTTGGCTCTAATCGTAGTATTTGCGATTATCTTAGCTCGTGCTGAAGTTTTTGCTGCCAAGAATACGGTAATTCCGTCTTTCTTTGATGGTTTAGGTATGGGAGCAGGATTTACGCTGGCGATGGTTTTTATTGGTGTTATCCGTGAACTCTTTGGTACGGGAGCTATCCTTGGCTACCAAATTTTTGGTTCTTGGTATAATCCAGCGTTAATTATGATTTTACCACCAGGCGGATTTATTCTTATTGGTTTATTAATTGCTAGCTTTAATATTATTGGGCAATACCAAGATAAAGCAAAAGCAAAGAATACAGCAAATGCGAAAGCTGTTGTACAAAGGGGTGAAGCAGTAAATGGCTGA
- a CDS encoding RnfABCDGE type electron transport complex subunit G, producing the protein MAHDGHEKNDSIFKIGINLTLACLLSGGIIAATYAVTEPVAAQERINLKNKAMVELVAEAQDFKPIAGKTDWYTAMKDGKVIAYVVPAETKGYGGAIKIVTAISPEGKVMDYKILQHNETPGLGDKASEPKFKNQFAGKSTEDLEVVKVPTDKNIQALTGATITSRAVTKGIKEAVEEVVAYAASQNK; encoded by the coding sequence ATGGCACATGATGGACATGAAAAAAATGATAGCATTTTTAAAATAGGAATTAATTTAACATTGGCTTGTTTATTATCAGGTGGTATAATTGCCGCCACGTATGCAGTAACGGAGCCAGTAGCAGCGCAAGAACGGATCAATCTTAAAAATAAGGCTATGGTAGAATTAGTCGCTGAGGCACAAGATTTTAAACCAATAGCTGGTAAGACCGATTGGTATACAGCTATGAAAGATGGTAAAGTAATTGCTTATGTTGTCCCCGCTGAAACGAAGGGGTATGGCGGAGCTATTAAAATAGTAACTGCCATATCGCCTGAAGGAAAAGTAATGGATTACAAGATATTACAACATAATGAAACACCAGGACTTGGTGATAAGGCGAGTGAGCCAAAATTTAAAAATCAATTTGCGGGTAAATCTACAGAGGATTTAGAAGTAGTAAAAGTACCGACGGATAAGAATATTCAAGCACTGACAGGGGCAACGATTACGTCTCGTGCAGTGACCAAAGGTATTAAAGAGGCTGTAGAGGAAGTTGTTGCTTATGCAGCTTCTCAAAATAAGTGA
- a CDS encoding RnfABCDGE type electron transport complex subunit D produces the protein MSAEAKIDVGTLTVSASPHIRCDESIGKIMWSVNGALAPAALFSVYQFGLPAITNMLICIIAAVATEYLILKWQEKPMVINDGSAFLTGLLLAMNIPATVPWYIPLVGSIAAIGIAKHTMGGLGYNIYNPALVGRAFLLASWPIAMTTWPSMASKLDGVTSATPLGILKLQGYDKLVQIFGDKSDLYTAMFFGTRSGSMGETSAVLLILGGIFLIYRGYINWQVPVFMIGTVGFLTFAFGGKAGLFTGDPILHMMSGGLILGAFYMATDMVTIPITIKGQILFAVGAGMLTVLIRLLGGYPEGVCYAILLMNCVTPLIDRVVKPVKYGARR, from the coding sequence ATGAGCGCAGAGGCAAAAATAGATGTAGGTACATTAACGGTTTCGGCATCACCGCACATCCGGTGTGACGAGTCGATTGGGAAAATTATGTGGAGCGTAAATGGAGCATTAGCACCAGCGGCGCTTTTTTCAGTATATCAATTTGGTCTACCCGCTATAACAAACATGTTGATTTGCATTATAGCAGCAGTAGCTACTGAATATCTGATTTTAAAATGGCAAGAAAAACCTATGGTAATTAATGATGGCAGTGCTTTTTTAACAGGCTTACTATTAGCTATGAATATTCCAGCTACTGTGCCTTGGTATATACCACTTGTCGGCTCTATCGCGGCGATTGGGATTGCAAAGCACACAATGGGGGGCTTGGGTTACAATATTTATAACCCTGCATTAGTCGGTCGTGCATTTTTATTAGCCTCTTGGCCGATTGCTATGACGACTTGGCCTAGTATGGCTAGTAAATTAGATGGTGTTACATCAGCAACACCACTAGGAATCTTAAAGTTGCAAGGCTATGACAAATTAGTACAAATATTTGGCGACAAATCTGATTTATATACAGCTATGTTTTTTGGTACGCGTAGCGGTAGTATGGGAGAAACTTCAGCAGTACTTTTGATTCTTGGAGGAATCTTTCTCATTTATCGCGGATATATCAACTGGCAAGTTCCTGTATTTATGATTGGTACTGTTGGATTTTTAACTTTTGCATTTGGTGGAAAAGCAGGATTATTCACTGGCGATCCTATCTTGCATATGATGTCAGGCGGACTTATTTTAGGTGCATTTTATATGGCTACTGATATGGTTACCATTCCGATAACAATTAAGGGACAAATTCTATTTGCAGTTGGGGCTGGTATGTTGACTGTGTTAATTCGCTTACTCGGCGGTTATCCAGAAGGCGTATGTTATGCCATTTTATTGATGAACTGTGTAACTCCACTAATTGATCGTGTGGTAAAACCCGTAAAATACGGGGCGAGGAGGTAA
- the rsxC gene encoding electron transport complex subunit RsxC — protein sequence MAKSFRGGVHPDDRKRYTASKPIEIAPIPEKVIIPVRQHIGAPCSSTVKVGDLVKKGQVIAEAQAFVSSPIHASTSGKVVEIAEYPHPVFGTCLSVVIESDGQDEWVEGLPLQRDWKTLEITEIKEIIRQTGMVGMGGATFPTHVKMAPPAEKPIHTFILNGAECEPFLTADHRVMLEQSERVVTGVQIAMKVLGVTKGYIGIEENKPDAIAAMNKACSGITGLEVVALQTKYPQGAEKTLIGVICGTDVPTGGLPMDVGVVVQNVGTVVAIADAVEKGIPLIERVTTVTGGAVVNPKNLLLRIGTTFSQAAALCGGFTEVPAKVIMGGPMMGMAQRTLDVPIIKGTSGILALSQTDVNIGPERPCIRCGRCVDACPMGLIPSMLSIVGERGLFQVAKEEYDLLDCVECGSCVYVCPAKRNIVHYIKLSKAQNAAVAVKK from the coding sequence ATGGCAAAAAGCTTTCGTGGGGGTGTACATCCTGACGACCGAAAAAGGTATACGGCAAGTAAACCAATCGAAATAGCTCCGATACCTGAAAAAGTCATTATTCCTGTGAGACAACACATTGGTGCACCATGTTCATCAACGGTAAAGGTTGGAGATCTAGTTAAAAAAGGACAGGTTATTGCAGAGGCACAAGCTTTTGTTTCGAGTCCAATTCACGCATCTACTTCTGGTAAAGTAGTAGAGATTGCAGAATATCCACATCCGGTTTTTGGCACTTGCTTGTCTGTAGTTATTGAAAGTGATGGCCAAGATGAATGGGTTGAAGGGTTACCTTTACAACGCGATTGGAAAACTCTTGAAATAACCGAAATTAAGGAAATTATCCGTCAGACAGGTATGGTTGGTATGGGGGGAGCAACCTTTCCTACCCATGTAAAAATGGCACCACCTGCTGAGAAACCGATTCATACATTTATTTTAAATGGAGCAGAATGTGAGCCTTTCCTTACAGCTGACCATCGAGTAATGCTAGAACAGTCAGAAAGAGTTGTAACTGGTGTACAAATAGCAATGAAAGTGTTAGGTGTGACTAAAGGATATATAGGAATAGAAGAAAATAAACCTGACGCTATTGCTGCTATGAATAAGGCTTGTAGTGGAATTACTGGTCTTGAGGTAGTTGCATTGCAAACAAAATATCCTCAGGGTGCGGAGAAAACGTTAATCGGTGTAATCTGTGGTACGGATGTTCCTACAGGCGGATTGCCAATGGACGTTGGAGTAGTCGTACAGAATGTAGGTACTGTAGTAGCTATTGCTGATGCAGTCGAAAAAGGGATACCATTGATTGAAAGAGTGACAACGGTAACTGGTGGCGCTGTAGTGAATCCTAAAAATTTACTGCTTCGGATCGGTACAACCTTTTCCCAAGCTGCAGCACTATGTGGTGGATTTACGGAAGTGCCAGCTAAAGTTATTATGGGTGGTCCTATGATGGGAATGGCGCAACGTACTCTCGATGTACCCATCATAAAAGGAACCTCAGGCATTTTGGCATTAAGTCAAACTGATGTGAATATTGGTCCAGAACGTCCTTGTATTCGCTGCGGGCGTTGTGTAGATGCCTGTCCAATGGGGTTAATACCTAGTATGCTCAGCATAGTAGGTGAACGAGGTTTATTCCAAGTTGCAAAAGAAGAATATGATTTATTAGACTGCGTAGAATGTGGATCTTGTGTCTATGTATGTCCAGCAAAACGCAATATTGTACATTATATTAAATTATCCAAAGCCCAGAATGCGGCTGTGGCGGTTAAGAAATAG
- a CDS encoding SoxR reducing system RseC family protein, with protein sequence MDKQQEGIVIEAISNHMARVKTSRHNDCENCGACPGNSALVLDARNDIGAKVGQRVAIEIKEINMLKAAFIVYILPLLMVFVGVVAGGFCAESFGYPLLGPQIAGGIIAFILSVLYIKFFDSNARSDAKMQPIIIRILSN encoded by the coding sequence ATGGATAAGCAGCAGGAGGGTATCGTGATTGAGGCCATTAGCAATCATATGGCAAGGGTTAAGACCAGTCGCCATAATGATTGTGAAAACTGTGGCGCTTGTCCAGGGAATTCAGCACTAGTACTAGATGCTAGGAATGATATAGGGGCCAAAGTGGGTCAGCGTGTAGCAATAGAGATAAAAGAGATTAATATGCTAAAAGCTGCTTTTATAGTGTATATACTACCACTTCTTATGGTTTTCGTTGGTGTGGTAGCAGGAGGATTTTGTGCAGAATCTTTCGGTTATCCACTATTAGGACCTCAGATTGCAGGTGGTATAATTGCCTTTATTTTATCAGTATTGTATATTAAATTCTTTGATTCTAATGCTAGATCAGATGCTAAGATGCAGCCGATTATTATACGCATTCTATCAAACTAG
- a CDS encoding biotin/lipoyl-containing protein: MKKFNITVNGTAYQVEVEEVKEVKVAAAAAPKAAAPAAPKAAAPAAAAAPAAAVVGAGETGLPSPMPGKIVKVLVQAGQAVKKGDVLMILEAMKMQNEITSPVDGTVKSINVAADQSVKPNEVLAVIK; this comes from the coding sequence ATGAAGAAATTTAATATTACTGTAAATGGTACTGCATATCAGGTAGAAGTAGAAGAAGTAAAAGAAGTTAAGGTAGCAGCAGCTGCTGCTCCTAAAGCTGCCGCTCCAGCTGCTCCTAAAGCAGCTGCTCCTGCCGCTGCTGCCGCTCCTGCTGCTGCTGTGGTTGGTGCCGGTGAAACTGGTCTTCCTTCTCCAATGCCTGGTAAAATCGTAAAAGTTCTTGTTCAAGCTGGACAAGCAGTGAAAAAAGGCGATGTATTAATGATTCTTGAAGCTATGAAAATGCAAAATGAAATTACATCTCCTGTTGATGGTACAGTAAAATCCATTAATGTTGCTGCTGACCAAAGCGTAAAACCTAACGAAGTGTTAGCTGTTATTAAGTAA
- a CDS encoding acyl-CoA carboxylase subunit beta has product MATVQEKIEDLKARQEKIKQGGGQKRIDKQHAIGKLTARERVEKLLDPNTFVELDQFVTHRCVNFDMASVEAPAEGVVTGYGTIDGRLVYVFAQDFTVVGGSLGEMHANKIVKVQKLAMKMGAPIIGINDSGGARIQEAVDALSGYGKIFYNNTLASGVIPQISVIMGPCAGGAVYSPALTDFIYMVKNTSQMFITGPQVIKSVTGEEVTAEVLGGAMTHNTTSGVAHFVAENDDDCLEQIRCLMSFLPGNNLEGSPVALNTDDVNRMDESLNTLLPDNPNQPYNMKDIITSIVDNGEYYEVQPFFAQNIITCFARFDGQTVGIIANQPSVMAGCLDVDASDKSARFIRFCDAFNIPLLNLVDVPGFLPGVSQEYGGIIRHGAKMLYAYSEATVPKITVITRKAYGGSYLAMCSQDLGADQVMAWPTSEIAVMGPAGAANIIFRGDPDVKAKTEQYIAEFATPYKAAERGFVDQVIEPKETRPRIITALSMLASKREQRPQKKHGNIPL; this is encoded by the coding sequence ATGGCTACAGTCCAAGAGAAAATCGAAGACTTAAAAGCGAGACAGGAAAAGATAAAGCAAGGTGGCGGTCAAAAACGTATTGACAAGCAACATGCGATTGGCAAATTAACTGCTCGTGAACGTGTGGAGAAATTACTGGATCCTAATACTTTTGTGGAATTAGATCAGTTTGTTACCCACCGTTGTGTGAATTTTGATATGGCTTCCGTAGAAGCTCCTGCTGAAGGTGTTGTTACTGGTTATGGTACAATTGACGGACGCTTGGTGTATGTATTTGCCCAAGATTTCACTGTAGTAGGTGGATCTTTAGGAGAAATGCATGCGAATAAAATTGTTAAAGTACAAAAACTAGCTATGAAAATGGGTGCACCTATTATTGGTATTAATGATTCCGGTGGCGCACGTATTCAAGAAGCAGTTGATGCTTTATCCGGATATGGAAAAATATTCTATAATAACACGTTGGCATCAGGGGTAATTCCTCAGATCTCAGTTATTATGGGACCATGTGCTGGTGGCGCAGTGTATTCTCCAGCTTTGACTGATTTTATCTACATGGTTAAAAACACCAGTCAAATGTTTATCACTGGTCCACAAGTTATTAAATCCGTTACCGGTGAAGAAGTTACAGCTGAAGTATTAGGTGGAGCAATGACTCACAATACTACTTCTGGTGTTGCTCACTTTGTTGCTGAAAATGATGATGATTGCTTAGAACAAATTCGTTGCTTGATGAGCTTCTTACCAGGTAACAATTTAGAAGGTTCTCCAGTTGCACTTAACACAGATGATGTTAATCGTATGGATGAATCGTTAAATACTCTTTTACCTGACAATCCAAATCAGCCTTACAACATGAAGGACATTATTACATCTATAGTGGATAATGGCGAATATTACGAAGTACAACCGTTCTTTGCACAAAATATCATTACTTGTTTTGCTCGTTTTGATGGACAAACAGTTGGTATTATTGCAAATCAACCATCCGTAATGGCAGGTTGTCTGGATGTAGATGCATCTGATAAATCAGCACGCTTTATTCGTTTTTGTGATGCTTTTAACATTCCTTTACTTAACTTAGTTGATGTTCCAGGATTCTTACCTGGTGTTAGCCAAGAATATGGTGGCATTATCCGTCATGGCGCTAAAATGCTGTATGCCTATTCAGAAGCTACTGTACCAAAAATAACGGTAATTACTCGTAAAGCTTACGGCGGTTCTTACTTGGCTATGTGTTCCCAAGATTTGGGCGCTGATCAAGTAATGGCATGGCCAACATCTGAGATTGCGGTAATGGGACCTGCTGGTGCAGCTAATATCATTTTCCGTGGAGATCCAGATGTAAAGGCTAAAACTGAGCAATATATAGCAGAATTTGCCACTCCTTATAAAGCAGCTGAACGCGGTTTTGTTGATCAGGTTATTGAACCAAAAGAAACTAGACCACGTATTATCACCGCTTTAAGCATGTTGGCTAGCAAACGCGAGCAAAGGCCACAAAAGAAACATGGCAATATTCCGCTATAA
- the mce gene encoding methylmalonyl-CoA epimerase codes for MFKTLKVDHIGIAVKDLEQAKKFYTEVLGMEVMGEETVEQQKVKVCFIPCGDSEVELLESTSPDGPIAKFIEKNGEGMQHVALRVDNIEAAIADLKAKGVRMIDETPRYGAGGASIAFVHPKATGGILLELSQRK; via the coding sequence ATGTTTAAAACATTAAAAGTAGACCATATTGGTATTGCAGTAAAAGATTTAGAACAAGCAAAAAAATTCTATACCGAAGTGCTTGGTATGGAAGTAATGGGTGAGGAAACAGTAGAACAACAAAAAGTAAAAGTTTGCTTTATTCCTTGCGGTGATAGTGAAGTAGAATTACTTGAATCTACCTCACCAGATGGCCCTATTGCTAAGTTCATTGAAAAAAATGGCGAAGGCATGCAGCACGTTGCTCTTCGTGTAGACAATATTGAAGCAGCCATTGCTGATCTTAAAGCAAAAGGCGTTCGTATGATTGACGAAACACCTCGTTATGGTGCTGGCGGTGCGAGTATTGCTTTTGTTCATCCAAAAGCTACTGGCGGGATTTTGCTTGAATTATCACAGCGCAAATAA
- the meaB gene encoding methylmalonyl Co-A mutase-associated GTPase MeaB, which translates to MNIAEELLKGSRLALSRAITAVENEYDDAVNIMQQLYPHTGNAHIIGITGPPGAGKSTLTDKLAKEYRRQGKTVGIIAIDPTSPFSGGAILGDRIRMNELTLDEGVFIRSMGTRGSLGGLSRKTAEAVKILDASGKDVILVETVGVGQSEVDIVKTADTTLVVLVPGLGDDIQAIKAGILEIGDVFAINKADHDGVDRLHTELEMMLDLNQKMTDWRPPIKRVIANRGEGITDLLASIEEQIAQSRQSGQFVERRTDRTKSELLVMLDEQVGRYVRKQLENYGKFDELVASVESREKNPYGVVNDIMATILQK; encoded by the coding sequence ATGAACATTGCAGAAGAATTATTAAAAGGCTCTCGCTTAGCCTTGTCAAGGGCGATCACAGCGGTGGAGAACGAATATGATGATGCAGTAAACATTATGCAGCAACTATATCCTCATACCGGTAATGCTCATATAATAGGCATTACCGGTCCACCGGGAGCAGGCAAGAGCACCTTGACCGATAAATTGGCAAAAGAATATCGTCGGCAGGGAAAAACAGTAGGTATCATCGCGATTGATCCCACAAGCCCATTTTCGGGTGGGGCTATTTTAGGTGACCGGATACGCATGAATGAATTGACATTAGATGAAGGTGTATTTATCCGCAGCATGGGTACGCGGGGCAGTTTAGGCGGTTTATCCCGTAAAACAGCCGAAGCCGTAAAAATCCTAGATGCATCGGGTAAAGACGTAATTCTAGTGGAAACCGTAGGCGTTGGTCAATCGGAAGTAGACATTGTCAAAACCGCGGATACAACCTTAGTCGTACTTGTACCTGGCTTAGGTGACGACATTCAAGCCATCAAAGCAGGTATATTAGAAATTGGCGATGTATTTGCCATTAACAAAGCAGACCATGATGGTGTAGACCGTCTACATACGGAACTAGAAATGATGTTAGACCTAAATCAAAAAATGACCGATTGGCGTCCGCCAATTAAACGTGTCATTGCAAATCGGGGAGAAGGCATTACCGATTTGTTAGCCTCCATAGAAGAACAGATTGCCCAATCGAGACAATCCGGTCAATTCGTCGAGCGTCGTACAGATCGCACCAAAAGCGAGCTATTGGTTATGCTTGATGAACAAGTTGGCCGGTATGTAAGAAAGCAGCTAGAGAACTATGGAAAATTTGATGAACTAGTAGCCAGTGTAGAAAGTCGTGAAAAGAATCCATATGGTGTTGTCAATGATATAATGGCAACTATTTTGCAAAAGTAA
- a CDS encoding cobalamin B12-binding domain-containing protein, which produces MEKRVRVLVAKPGLDGHDRGAKVVARALRDAGFEVIYTGLRQTPEQIAEAALQEDVNVIALSLLSGAHNHLFPRIVELIRGKGMTDVLMIGGGVIPDADIPTLKAAGIAEVFTPGTPTTTIIDYINANVK; this is translated from the coding sequence ATGGAAAAACGTGTTAGAGTATTAGTAGCAAAACCTGGTTTAGATGGACATGATCGCGGAGCGAAAGTAGTAGCTCGTGCGCTCAGAGACGCTGGATTTGAGGTTATCTATACAGGATTACGTCAAACCCCAGAGCAAATCGCAGAAGCGGCTTTGCAAGAGGATGTAAACGTAATTGCACTTAGCTTATTATCAGGAGCTCACAATCACTTGTTCCCACGTATTGTTGAATTAATTCGTGGAAAAGGTATGACCGATGTACTCATGATTGGCGGCGGTGTTATTCCTGATGCCGATATTCCAACGCTTAAAGCAGCTGGTATCGCAGAAGTATTTACACCAGGCACACCCACTACGACCATCATTGATTACATCAATGCAAACGTAAAGTAA